One Panicum virgatum strain AP13 chromosome 9K, P.virgatum_v5, whole genome shotgun sequence genomic region harbors:
- the LOC120649166 gene encoding G-type lectin S-receptor-like serine/threonine-protein kinase At1g34300 — MRTLQQHPGDFALLCCVVLLLPLLSHGADIPLGSTLSPGNSASWSSPNNTFSLSFTPSPTSPALFVAAITYAGGVPVWSAGAGAAIDSRGSLRLTSDGDLQLVNGSGAVLWSSNTGGQGVAAAAVQESGNLVLKNSTAILWQSFDHPTDTVVVSQNFTTRMNLTSGPYIFAIDENSGNLTLRWTSGSNTVTYFNMGYSTGSKTLSSPTLTIQTNGLVFLTDDGQPASPALVAYSSNYGESGDMVRFLRLDADGNFRAYSSARGSGAAPEQWSAVSDQCRVFGYCGNMGVCSYNGTSPVCGCPSRNFELSNPSNPRGGCKRKVDLQSCPGNSTMLQLDNTQFLTYPPEAINETFFVGITACRLNCLFVSSCVASTAPSDGSGLCFLKISSFASAYQSAALPSTSFVKVCFPGIPNPPPSPSR; from the coding sequence ATGAGAACTTTGCAGCAACATCCCGGGGACtttgctctcctctgctgcgtcgtgctcctcctcccgctgctgTCCCATGGCGCGGACATCCCGCTGGGGTCCACCCTCTCGCCGGGCAACTCGGCGTCGTGGTCGTCACCCAACAACACCTTCTCGCTCTCCTTCACGCCGTCCCCGACCTCCCCGGCCCTCTTCGTCGCCGCCATCACCTACGCCGGGGGCGTCCCCGTCTGgtccgcgggcgccggcgcggccatcGACTCCAGGGGCTCGCTCCGCCTCACGTCCGACGGCGACCTCCAGCTCGTCAACGGATCCGGGGCCGTGCTCTGGTCGTCCAACACCGGCGGCcagggcgtcgccgccgcggccgtccaGGAGAGCGGCAACCTCGTGCTCAAGAACTCGACGGCCATCCTCTGGCAGTCGTTCGACCACCCTACGGACACGGTGGTCGTGTCGCAGAACTTCACCACACGGATGAACCTCACCTCCGGCCCCTACATCTTCGCCATCGACGAGAATAGCGGCAACCTCACGCTCAGGTGGACCAGCGGCAGCAACACCGTCACCTACTTCAACATGGGCTACTCCACTGGGAGCAAGACGCTGAGCTCGCCGACGCTCACGATACAGACCAACGGCCTCGTGTTCCTGACCGACGATGGCCAGCCGGCGTCCCCGGCCCTGGTGGCGTACAGCAGCAACTACGGTGAGAGCGGCGACATGGTGCGGTTCCTGCGGCTCGACGCGGACGGCAACTTCCGGGCCTACAGctcggcgcgcggcagcggcgcggcgccggagcAGTGGTCGGCGGTGTCGGACCAGTGCCGGGTGTTCGGCTACTGCGGCAACATGGGCGTGTGCAGCTACAACGGCACGTCGCCGGTGTGCGGGTGCCCGTCGCGGAACTTCGAGCTGAGCAACCCCTCCAACCCCCGCGGCGGCTGCAAGCGCAAGGTCGACCTCCAGAGCTGCCCCGGCAACTCCACCATGCTCCAGCTCGACAACACGCAGTTCCTCACCTACCCGCCGGAGGCCATCAACGAGACGTTCTTCGTCGGGATCACCGCCTGCCGGCTCAATTGTCTGTTCGTCAGCTCTTGCGTGGCGTCGACGGCGCCCTCCGATGGGTCGGGCCTCTGCTTTCTCAAGATCTCCAGCTTCGCAAGCGCCTACCAGTCGGCCGCGCTGCCGAGCACGTCCTTCGTCAAGGTGTGCTTCCCCGGGATACCCAAcccgccaccgtcgccgtcTCGCTGA
- the LOC120649167 gene encoding G-type lectin S-receptor-like serine/threonine-protein kinase At1g34300, translating to MRPSGQKRGDLALLCCSVALLLPLLSHGADMPLGSTLSPGNSTSWTSPNNTFSLSFTPSPTSPSLFVAAITYAGGVPVWSAGNGAGVGSGGSLILSSNGNLQLVNGSGGVLWSSNTGGQGVTAAAVQESGNLVLKNSTTTLWQSFDHPTDTVVMSQNFTSGMNLTSGRYVFSVDTGSGNLTLRWTSGGNTVTYFNKGYNTTFTANRTLSSPTLTMQTNGIVSLTDGQLASPVVVAYSSNYGESGDMMRFVRLDADGNFRAYSAGRGSNTATEQWSAVADQCQVFGYCGNMGVCSYNGTSPVCGCPSRNFQQTNPSNPREGCTRTVDLQNCPGNSTMLQLDNTQFLTYPPEITTEQFFVGITACRLNCLSGGSCVASTALSDGSGLCFLKVSNFVSAYQSAALPSTSFVKVCFPGVANPAPGASAPSPRGGSGVRGWVVAVAVLGAVSGVVLCEWALWWFLCRHSPKYGPASAQYALLEYASGAPVQFSYRELQRSTKGFKEKLGAGGFGAVYRGVLANRTVVAVKQLEGIEQGEKQFRMEVATISSTHHLNLVRLIGFCSEGRHRLLVYEFMKNGSLDAFLFGDAPGGKMPWPTRFAVAVGTARGITYLHEECRDCIVHCDIKPENILLDEQFNAKVSDFGLAKLVNPKEHRHRTLTSVRGTRGYLAPEWLANLPITAKSDVYSYGMVLLEIVSGHRNFDVSEETGRKKFSVWAYEEYERGNLLGIIDTKLPGEDVDMDQVERALQVSFWCIQEQPAQRPSMGKVVQMLEGIMDIERPPPPKSSDSFVSTTTGTTGTGSTSMVSTIASSAPVAPTTSPNLEQEMALGRSTSARNRERVSRQLLSPQPYMTM from the coding sequence ATGCGGCCTTCGGGGCAAAAGCGCGGGGACCTTGCTCTCCTTTGCTGCTCCGtcgcgctcctcctcccgctgctgTCCCATGGCGCGGACATGCCGCTGGGGTCGACCCTCTCGCCGGGGAACTCGACGTCGTGGACGTCGCCCAACAACACCTTCTCGCTCTCCTTCACGCCGTCCCCGACCTCCCCGTCGCTCTTCGTCGCCGCCATCACCTACGCCGGCGGCGTCCCcgtctggtccgcgggcaacgGCGCGGGCGTTGGCTCCGGGGGCTCGCTCATCCTCTCGTCCAACGGCAACCTCCAGCTCGTCAACGGATCTGGGGGCGTCCTCTGGTCGTCCAACACCGGCGGCCAGGGCGTGACCGCCGCGGCCGTCCAGGAGAGCGGCAACCTGGTGCTCAAGAACTCGACGACCACCCTGTGGCAGTCGTTCGACCACCCCACGGACACGGTGGTCATGTCGCAGAACTTCACCTCGGGGATGAACCTCACCTCGGGCCGCTACGTCTTCTCCGTGGACACGGGCTCCGGCAACCTGACGCTCCGGTGGACCAGCGGCGGCAACACCGTCACCTACTTCAACAAGGGCTACAACACCACCTTCACGGCGAACAGGACGCTGAGCTCGCCGACGCTGACGATGCAGACCAACGGCATCGTGTCGCTGACGGACGGGCAGCTGGCGTCCCCCGTCGTGGTGGCGTACAGCAGCAACTACGGCGAGAGCGGCGACATGATGCGGTTCGTGCGGCTGGACGCAGACGGCAACTTCCGCGCCTACAGCGCCGGGCGCGGCAGCAACACGGCGACGGAGCAGTGGTCGGCGGTGGCGGACCAGTGCCAGGTGTTCGGCTACTGCGGCAACATGGGCGTGTGCAGCTACAACGGCACGTCGCCGGTGTGCGGGTGCCCGTCGCGCAACTTCCAGCAGACCAACCCCTCCAACCCCCGCGAGGGGTGCACGCGCACGGTGGACCTCCAGAACTGCCCCGGCAACTCCACCATGCTCCAGCTCGACAACACGCAGTTCCTCACCTACCCGCCGGAGATCACCACCGAGCAGTTCTTCGTCGGGATCACCGCCTGCCGCCTCAACTGCCTCTCGGGCGGCTCCTGCGTGGCGTCCACCGCGCTCTCCGACGGCTCGGGCCTCTGCTTCCTCAAGGTCTCCAACTTCGTGAGCGCCTACCAGTCGGCCGCGCTGCCGAGCACGTCCTTCGTCAAGGTCTGCTTCCCCGGGGTGGCCAACCCGGCGCCGGGCGCCTCGGCACCGTCGccgcgcggcggctccggcgtcCGCGGCTGggtcgtcgcggtggcggtgctggGCGCCGTGTCCGGGGTGGTGCTCTGCGAGTGGGCGCTGTGGTGGTTCCTGTGCCGGCACAGCCCCAAGTACGGGCCGGCGTCGGCGCAGTACGCGCTGCTGGAGTACGCGTCGGGCGCGCCGGTGCAGTTCTCCTACCGCGAGCTGCAGCGGTCGACCAAGGGGTTCAAGGAGAAGCTGGGCGCGGGGGGGTTCGGCGCCGTGTACCGCGGCGTGCTGGCGAACcggacggtggtggcggtgaaGCAGCTGGAGGGGATCGAGCAGGGGGAGAAGCAGTTCCGGATGGAGGTGGCCACCATCAGCAGCACGCACCACCTCAACCTGGTGCGCCTCATCGGCTTCTGCTCCGagggccgccaccgcctgctGGTCTACGAGTTCATGAAGAACGGCTCGCTGGACGCGTTCCTCTTCGGCGACGCGCCGGGCGGCAAGATGCCGTGGCCGACGCGCTTCGCCGTGGCCGTGGGCACGGCGCGTGGCATCACCTACCTGCACGAGGAGTGCCGCGACTGCATCGTGCACTGCGACATCAAGCCCGAGAACATCCTCCTCGACGAGCAGTTCAACGCCAAGGTCTCCGACTTCGGGCTCGCCAAGCTCGTCAACCCCAAGGAGCACCGCCACCGCACGCTCACCAGCGTGCGCGGCACCAGGGGGTACCTGGCGCCCGAGTGGCTCGCCAACCTGCCCATCACGGCAAAGTCCGACGTCTACAGCTACGGCATGGTCCTGCTGGAGATCGTCAGCGGCCACCGCAACTTCGACGTCTCGGAGGAGACCGGCCGGAAGAAGTTCTCCGTGTGGGCGTACGAGGAGTACGAGAGGGGCAACCTCTTGGGCATCATCGACACGAAGCTCCCGGGGGAAGACGTCGACATGGACCAGGTGGAGCGCGCGCTGCAGGTGAGCTTCTGGTGCATCCAGGAGCAGCCGGCGCAGCGCCCGTCCATGGGCAAGGTGGTGCAGATGCTGGAAGGGATCATGGACATcgagaggccgccgccgcccaagtcGTCGGACAGTTTCGTGAGCACCACCACGGgcaccaccggcaccggcaGCACGAGCATGGTCTCCACTATCGCCTCGTCGGCCCCGGTCGCGCCGACCACCTCGCCCAACTTGGAGCAGGAGATGGCGCTGGGCCGCTCGACGTCGGCCAGGAACCGCGAGAGGGTGTCGCGGCAGCTGCTGTCGCCGCAGCCGTACATGACCATGTGA